One Streptococcus sp. DTU_2020_1001019_1_SI_AUS_MUR_006 DNA window includes the following coding sequences:
- a CDS encoding DUF3169 family protein yields MKNNRRWLRVVVCMLSAFVGAFAYTLRGIAEQIQMSQVLHTVYGFALVIGGISFILALYYLGKSREVYTLYQRGTEEEDSDQTYVRAYRYLDYGSVSSNVLMIAMMTSGIILISPIFKNTLLILPALILLCLYIIVANYLLRTIFIVRHYKLSVYYTPKDILAYLNSYDEGEKQAEMESAYLTLFRLNQILLPSLYFLLIVLSVVLREIQVVALVLLVVIHFYITIAQLRKTKRYFK; encoded by the coding sequence ATGAAAAATAATCGTAGATGGTTGAGAGTAGTAGTGTGTATGTTAAGTGCTTTTGTAGGAGCCTTTGCTTACACTCTTAGAGGTATAGCTGAACAGATTCAAATGTCACAAGTCTTACACACTGTTTATGGATTCGCTCTCGTTATTGGAGGAATTTCCTTCATCTTAGCCCTGTATTATCTTGGCAAAAGTCGAGAAGTTTATACTCTTTATCAAAGGGGGACAGAGGAAGAAGATAGTGATCAGACCTATGTAAGAGCCTATCGTTACTTAGATTATGGTTCGGTTTCTTCAAATGTTTTGATGATAGCAATGATGACCAGTGGGATCATACTGATTTCTCCGATATTTAAGAATACCTTGCTAATTCTTCCTGCTCTTATTCTATTATGCTTATACATTATTGTTGCCAATTACTTGTTGCGAACTATTTTTATCGTTCGACACTATAAACTGTCTGTTTATTACACTCCAAAAGATATTTTAGCATATCTTAACAGTTATGATGAGGGAGAAAAGCAGGCAGAGATGGAAAGTGCCTATTTAACTCTGTTTAGGTTGAATCAGATTTTACTGCCATCACTCTATTTTTTATTGATAGTATTATCAGTTGTTTTACGAGAAATACAAGTGGTTGCCTTAGTTCTTTTAGTCGTCATTCATTTTTATATAACTATCGCACAATTAAGAAAAACAAAACGTTATTTTAAATAG
- a CDS encoding CPBP family intramembrane glutamic endopeptidase — MKTLKNIGWFVLAFLSFLFIYGFIQTLPLIALGSGAPIVGVLPLYILLAGAFTFLTYKWYKTGTVTIEKTGLNKYIWLPALVWVLIIVVQNFLPNDPSVSQQTAEQLTHNQPLFSFFMIVVFAPLTEELTFRGLLARYVFPQQDNVKQTVLFLLVSTIIFALVHFPGTPQQFLVYGSLGLSLGLAYISKGGLAYSIALHALNNLIGFLMILML, encoded by the coding sequence ATGAAAACACTTAAAAACATTGGCTGGTTTGTTCTTGCTTTCTTATCATTTTTGTTTATCTACGGTTTTATTCAGACTTTACCTCTGATTGCTCTTGGTTCAGGTGCACCTATAGTCGGTGTTCTTCCGCTTTATATTCTATTAGCAGGAGCTTTTACCTTCTTAACATACAAGTGGTATAAGACAGGAACTGTTACGATAGAAAAAACGGGCCTTAACAAATACATCTGGTTGCCTGCCTTGGTATGGGTCCTTATCATTGTTGTACAAAATTTCTTACCAAATGATCCATCTGTCAGTCAACAGACGGCAGAACAATTGACTCATAATCAACCTCTCTTCTCTTTCTTCATGATTGTTGTCTTTGCACCCCTGACAGAAGAGTTGACCTTTAGAGGTCTGTTAGCTCGTTATGTCTTCCCTCAGCAGGATAACGTCAAGCAGACAGTACTCTTTCTTCTTGTAAGTACTATCATTTTTGCCCTTGTTCATTTCCCTGGCACTCCTCAACAATTCCTAGTGTATGGTTCCCTCGGTTTGAGCTTGGGCTTGGCATATATCAGCAAAGGTGGTTTGGCATACAGCATTGCTTTACATGCTTTAAATAATTTAATCGGATTTTTAATGATTCTCATGCTATAA
- a CDS encoding sugar ABC transporter permease, with amino-acid sequence MNNSIKLKRRLTQTLTYLYLIGLSIVIIYPLLITIMSAFKAGNVSAFKLDTNIDLNFDNFKGLFTETLYGTWYLNTLIIALITMAVQTSIIVLAGYAYSRYNFLARKQSLVFFLIIQMVPTMAALTAFFVMALMLNALNHSWFLIFLYVGGGIPMNAWLMKGYFDTVPMSLDESAKLDGAGHFRRFWQIVLPLVRPMVAVQALWAFMGPFGDYILSSFLLREKEYFTVAVGLQTFVSNAKNLKIAYFSAGAILIALPICTLFFFLQKNFVSGLTSGGDKG; translated from the coding sequence ATGAATAACTCAATTAAACTCAAACGTAGACTGACTCAAACCCTTACTTACCTCTACTTAATTGGCCTATCAATCGTGATTATCTATCCACTTTTGATTACCATCATGTCAGCCTTTAAAGCAGGTAACGTCTCAGCCTTTAAACTAGATACTAACATCGACCTCAATTTTGATAACTTTAAAGGCCTCTTCACTGAAACCTTGTACGGTACTTGGTACCTCAACACTTTGATTATCGCCTTGATTACCATGGCTGTTCAAACAAGTATTATCGTACTTGCTGGTTATGCTTATAGCCGTTACAATTTCTTGGCTCGTAAGCAAAGTTTGGTCTTCTTCTTGATTATCCAAATGGTGCCTACAATGGCTGCTTTGACTGCCTTCTTCGTTATGGCCCTCATGTTGAACGCCCTTAACCATAGCTGGTTCCTCATCTTCCTTTATGTTGGTGGAGGTATTCCGATGAATGCTTGGCTCATGAAAGGTTACTTTGACACCGTGCCAATGTCTCTTGATGAATCTGCAAAACTTGATGGTGCAGGACACTTCCGCCGCTTCTGGCAAATCGTTCTCCCTCTTGTTCGCCCAATGGTGGCGGTACAAGCACTCTGGGCCTTCATGGGACCTTTCGGAGACTACATCCTCTCTAGTTTCTTGCTTCGTGAGAAAGAATACTTTACAGTTGCCGTTGGTCTACAAACCTTCGTTAGCAATGCGAAGAACTTGAAGATTGCCTACTTCTCAGCAGGTGCTATCCTCATCGCTCTTCCAATCTGTACACTTTTCTTCTTCTTGCAAAAGAACTTCGTTTCAGGACTTACAAGCGGTGGCGACAAGGGGTAA
- a CDS encoding helix-turn-helix transcriptional regulator encodes MQLKNRLKELRARDGLNQTELAKLAGVSRQTISLLERDEYTPSIVIALKIAQIFNEPVESVFRLEEDE; translated from the coding sequence ATGCAACTAAAAAACCGTCTAAAAGAGCTTCGGGCTCGCGATGGCCTGAATCAAACCGAGCTGGCCAAACTAGCTGGCGTGTCCAGGCAAACCATCAGTTTGCTAGAGCGGGATGAGTACACGCCCTCCATCGTCATTGCTCTGAAGATTGCTCAGATCTTCAATGAGCCAGTCGAGTCAGTTTTTCGCTTAGAGGAGGATGAGTGA
- the hisS gene encoding histidine--tRNA ligase, with amino-acid sequence MKLQKPKGTQDILPAESAKWQYVEGFAREIFKRYNYAEVRTPIFEHYEVISRSVGDTTDIVTKEMYDFYDKGDRHITLRPEGTAPVVRSYVENKLFAPEVQKPSKFYYMGPMFRYERPQAGRLRQFHQIGVECFGSSNPATDVETIAMAAHFLKEIGIQGVKLHLNTLGNPESRAAYRQALIDYLTPLKETLSKDSQRRLEENPLRVLDSKEKEDKVAVENAPSILDFLDEESQAHFDAVRQMLENLGVDYIIDTNMVRGLDYYNHTIFEFITEIEGNDLTVCAGGRYDGLVAYFGGPETAGFGFGLGVERLLLILEKQGVALPIENALDVYIAVLGQGANVKALELVQALRQQGFKAERDYLNRKLKAQFKSADVFAAKTLITLGESEVESGQVTVKNNQTREEVQVSLETISQNFSEIFEKLGF; translated from the coding sequence ATGAAATTACAAAAACCAAAAGGAACGCAGGATATTTTACCTGCTGAGTCTGCCAAATGGCAGTACGTTGAAGGCTTTGCGCGTGAAATCTTCAAACGCTACAACTACGCAGAAGTGCGTACTCCTATTTTTGAGCACTACGAAGTCATCAGTCGTTCTGTTGGAGACACAACTGATATCGTAACCAAGGAAATGTATGACTTTTACGACAAGGGAGACCGTCATATTACCCTCCGTCCAGAAGGAACTGCTCCAGTCGTTCGTTCTTATGTGGAAAACAAACTCTTCGCACCAGAAGTTCAAAAACCAAGTAAGTTCTACTACATGGGGCCAATGTTCCGCTATGAGCGTCCACAAGCAGGTCGTTTGCGCCAATTCCACCAGATTGGTGTGGAGTGCTTTGGCTCTAGCAATCCAGCTACCGATGTGGAAACTATCGCTATGGCAGCCCACTTCTTGAAAGAAATTGGCATACAAGGTGTTAAATTGCACCTCAACACTCTTGGAAATCCTGAGAGCCGTGCGGCTTACCGTCAGGCCTTGATTGACTACTTAACACCGCTCAAGGAAACCTTGTCTAAGGATAGCCAACGTCGCTTGGAGGAAAATCCTCTCCGTGTCTTGGACTCTAAGGAAAAAGAAGATAAGGTAGCAGTAGAGAATGCGCCTTCTATTTTGGATTTCCTTGATGAAGAAAGCCAAGCTCATTTTGATGCTGTGCGTCAGATGTTGGAGAATCTGGGTGTAGACTACATCATCGATACCAATATGGTGCGTGGTCTAGACTACTACAACCACACTATTTTCGAGTTTATCACTGAGATTGAGGGCAATGACCTGACAGTCTGTGCGGGTGGTCGTTACGATGGTTTGGTTGCTTACTTTGGTGGCCCTGAAACTGCTGGATTTGGTTTTGGACTTGGTGTAGAGCGCCTGCTTCTCATCCTTGAAAAGCAAGGTGTGGCCCTCCCTATCGAAAACGCCCTAGATGTCTATATCGCAGTCTTGGGTCAAGGGGCAAATGTCAAGGCTTTGGAATTGGTACAAGCCCTTCGCCAACAAGGTTTCAAAGCAGAGCGTGATTACCTCAATCGTAAACTCAAAGCTCAGTTCAAGTCAGCCGATGTCTTTGCGGCTAAGACCCTCATCACTCTAGGTGAGAGCGAAGTCGAAAGCGGACAAGTAACGGTCAAGAACAATCAAACCCGAGAAGAAGTGCAAGTGTCGCTTGAGACAATCAGCCAAAACTTCTCAGAAATCTTTGAAAAACTAGGGTTTTAA
- a CDS encoding transporter produces MKLLLRNQAYRVLSLSRFFNAFGASIFNLVFVVYASTLPEASVAVAMANVVMMLPTLFTVFVGIRADYTKDKVKWMTYVGLFQAVLFFLAALVVQQASFFAFSTLCLINVISDVASDFAGGLRMPLVKEKVAESDLMEAYSFSQFITYISAIGGQAFGVWLLGVSTQNFSLVAVINAIFFLVSALVLFLGRAELGLSTPLVDSKSLKNEKLSIKDQFLTIYRNLRLVFLKSGQKNFGFMLFAILIINALGGALGGIYNIFLLNHSLLNFSYKDALFILQLITLLAVIISSLTGNDYFGKQSLPRLMMWVTLGASLVGLSNLLNQVLLGMLFVFFTMYVSGKISPKISALLMKNLAPEVLSRTSNFLGLLFTLSIPVGTACFSLVAVWDIQLTWALFVGLSLLAILLASLNLKHEI; encoded by the coding sequence ATGAAACTATTACTAAGAAATCAAGCATACAGAGTTTTGAGTTTATCACGATTTTTCAATGCTTTTGGAGCTTCCATTTTTAATTTAGTGTTTGTGGTCTATGCCTCGACTTTGCCAGAGGCTTCTGTTGCCGTTGCCATGGCGAATGTTGTGATGATGCTTCCAACTCTTTTTACAGTTTTTGTGGGGATTCGGGCAGATTATACCAAGGACAAGGTCAAATGGATGACCTATGTCGGTTTATTTCAGGCGGTTTTATTTTTTCTAGCAGCCCTAGTTGTTCAGCAAGCTAGTTTCTTTGCCTTTTCGACCCTTTGCCTCATCAATGTCATTAGTGATGTAGCCAGTGATTTTGCGGGTGGCTTGCGAATGCCTCTCGTTAAAGAAAAGGTAGCAGAGTCAGATCTGATGGAGGCCTATTCCTTTTCTCAGTTTATTACCTACATCTCTGCGATTGGCGGCCAAGCTTTTGGAGTTTGGCTATTAGGGGTGTCAACACAGAACTTTTCGCTCGTAGCGGTAATCAATGCCATATTTTTCCTAGTGTCAGCTCTCGTTCTCTTTTTAGGAAGGGCTGAATTAGGCTTATCAACTCCACTTGTTGATAGTAAATCACTGAAAAATGAGAAACTTTCTATCAAAGATCAATTTTTAACGATTTACCGAAACTTACGCCTCGTTTTTCTTAAAAGTGGACAGAAAAACTTTGGTTTTATGCTCTTTGCTATCTTGATTATCAATGCTTTGGGTGGTGCCTTAGGTGGTATCTATAACATCTTCCTTTTAAATCATTCCTTACTGAATTTTTCCTACAAGGATGCCTTGTTTATCTTACAATTGATTACCTTATTAGCAGTTATCATCAGTAGCCTTACTGGCAATGATTATTTTGGGAAGCAATCTCTACCTAGATTGATGATGTGGGTTACATTAGGAGCCAGTCTAGTTGGTCTATCTAATTTGTTAAACCAAGTCTTGCTCGGGATGCTTTTCGTCTTTTTTACCATGTATGTTTCTGGGAAAATTTCTCCAAAGATTAGTGCTCTGCTCATGAAAAATCTTGCTCCAGAGGTTCTCTCTCGTACCAGTAATTTTTTAGGTTTGTTGTTTACTCTATCTATACCAGTGGGGACAGCCTGTTTTTCACTGGTGGCAGTATGGGATATACAGTTAACATGGGCTCTGTTTGTTGGGCTTTCCTTGCTTGCGATTCTCCTAGCTAGTCTTAATCTCAAACATGAAATTTAG
- a CDS encoding DUF3169 family protein: protein MKKKRILYFLAIGVLGYFTGMLAGRAWALGTSFNLNTLVPWISASCLLIALISIFLTIYFLKKSRKFHALYQMEIDDDVNETYYVQMYRNLEFGTIAFNIVSVMTILALFISMNEVVILRTSFIVLGLSVPALILAAVLQKYLFKTISIVRQFDLAFFSIPKDVLDYVNSYDEGERQANLEQSFRILFQLNQYVLPGLYILIDIVSVLTGEIQLLGLLAVAVVHIYINIMQIPMVKRYFK from the coding sequence ATGAAAAAGAAACGAATCTTATACTTCTTAGCGATTGGTGTTTTAGGCTATTTTACAGGTATGCTTGCAGGTCGTGCTTGGGCATTGGGCACAAGTTTTAATTTGAATACTCTAGTTCCATGGATTTCAGCATCTTGTTTATTGATAGCTTTGATTAGCATTTTTTTAACTATCTATTTCTTAAAAAAGAGTCGGAAATTCCATGCTTTATATCAAATGGAAATAGATGACGATGTGAATGAAACTTATTATGTACAAATGTATCGAAATCTCGAGTTTGGTACGATTGCTTTTAACATTGTGTCAGTTATGACTATATTAGCTTTATTCATCTCTATGAATGAAGTGGTGATACTCCGTACAAGTTTTATCGTTCTAGGACTTTCTGTTCCAGCTCTTATTTTAGCTGCAGTACTTCAAAAATATCTTTTCAAGACGATTTCGATTGTTCGTCAGTTTGATTTGGCATTTTTCTCTATTCCAAAGGATGTGTTAGATTATGTAAATTCTTACGATGAAGGAGAACGACAAGCTAATTTGGAACAGAGTTTTCGAATTTTATTTCAATTAAACCAATATGTTTTACCAGGTTTGTATATTTTGATTGATATCGTTTCTGTACTTACGGGAGAAATTCAGTTATTAGGTCTTTTAGCTGTAGCTGTAGTCCATATTTATATCAATATAATGCAGATACCTATGGTGAAACGTTATTTTAAATAG
- the aspS gene encoding aspartate--tRNA ligase, whose product MKRSMYAGRVREEHIGQEITLKGWVARRRDLGGLIFIDLRDREGIMQLVINPEKVSAEVMATAESLRSEFVIEVTGQVAAREQANDKLATGAVELNVTALSVLNTAKTTPFEIKDGIEANDDTRLRYRYLDLRRPEMLENLKLRAKVTHSIRNYLDELEFIDVETPFLSKSTPEGARDYLVPSRVNKGHFYALPQSPQITKQLLMNAGFDRYYQIVKCFRDEDLRGDRQPEFTQVDLETSFLTEQEIQDITEGLIARVMKETKGIEVTLPFPRMKYDDAMALYGSDKPDTRFEMLLQDLTEVVKGVDFKVFSEAPAVKAIVVKGAADNYSRKDIDKMTEVAKQYGAKGLAWVKVVDGELNGPVAKFLTGIQAELTAALGLEDKDLVLFVADTLEVANATLGALRGRIAKELGLIDQDKFNFLWVVDWPMFEWSEEEGRYMSAHHPFTLPQAETAHELEGDLAKVRAIAYDIVLNGYELGGGSLRINQKELQERMFKALGFSAEEANDQFGFLLEAMDYGFPPHGGLAIGLDRFVMLLAGEENIREVIAFPKNNKATDPMTQAPSTVALKQLEELNLQVEQDETNETN is encoded by the coding sequence ATGAAACGTAGTATGTATGCTGGTCGTGTTCGTGAGGAACACATCGGACAAGAAATTACCTTGAAAGGATGGGTAGCCCGTCGTCGTGACCTTGGTGGTTTGATCTTTATCGATCTTCGTGACCGTGAAGGAATCATGCAGTTGGTTATCAACCCAGAAAAAGTATCTGCAGAGGTGATGGCAACAGCTGAAAGCCTTCGTAGTGAATTTGTCATCGAGGTGACTGGTCAAGTTGCTGCACGTGAGCAAGCCAATGATAAGTTGGCGACTGGTGCAGTTGAATTGAATGTAACAGCTCTTTCTGTACTTAACACAGCCAAAACAACACCATTTGAAATCAAGGATGGCATTGAAGCGAACGATGATACGCGTCTACGTTACCGTTATCTTGACCTTCGTCGTCCAGAAATGTTGGAAAATCTTAAACTTCGTGCCAAAGTAACACATTCTATCCGCAACTACTTGGATGAGTTGGAATTTATTGATGTGGAAACGCCATTCCTTTCTAAGTCAACACCAGAGGGGGCGCGTGACTATTTGGTGCCTTCTCGTGTCAATAAGGGTCATTTCTATGCCCTTCCTCAAAGTCCGCAGATTACAAAACAGTTGTTAATGAATGCGGGATTTGACCGTTACTACCAAATCGTCAAATGTTTCCGCGATGAAGATTTACGTGGAGACCGTCAACCTGAGTTTACACAGGTCGACTTGGAAACTTCATTCCTTACTGAGCAAGAAATTCAAGATATCACAGAAGGTTTGATTGCGCGCGTGATGAAGGAAACAAAAGGCATCGAAGTAACACTGCCATTCCCTCGTATGAAGTATGATGATGCCATGGCTCTTTATGGTTCTGACAAGCCTGATACTCGTTTTGAGATGTTGCTTCAGGACTTGACAGAAGTGGTCAAAGGTGTTGACTTTAAAGTCTTTTCAGAAGCACCTGCTGTAAAAGCCATTGTGGTCAAAGGAGCTGCGGACAACTATTCACGTAAAGATATCGACAAGATGACCGAAGTAGCCAAACAGTACGGTGCCAAAGGTCTTGCTTGGGTCAAGGTTGTTGATGGAGAATTAAACGGACCAGTTGCGAAATTCTTGACTGGTATCCAAGCAGAATTGACTGCAGCACTTGGTCTTGAAGATAAGGATTTGGTTCTCTTTGTGGCTGATACGCTTGAAGTAGCCAATGCAACACTTGGTGCCCTTCGTGGACGTATTGCTAAAGAACTAGGCTTGATTGATCAGGATAAATTTAACTTCCTTTGGGTTGTTGACTGGCCAATGTTTGAATGGTCTGAAGAAGAAGGGCGTTATATGAGTGCCCACCATCCATTTACCCTTCCTCAAGCAGAAACTGCTCATGAGCTTGAAGGTGATTTGGCTAAGGTTCGTGCCATTGCCTATGATATCGTCTTGAACGGTTATGAGCTTGGTGGTGGTAGTCTTCGTATCAACCAAAAAGAACTCCAAGAACGCATGTTCAAAGCTCTTGGTTTCTCAGCTGAAGAAGCCAATGACCAGTTTGGTTTCCTTTTGGAAGCTATGGACTATGGTTTCCCACCACACGGTGGTTTGGCTATCGGTCTTGACCGTTTTGTCATGTTGCTCGCTGGAGAGGAAAATATCCGCGAAGTCATCGCCTTTCCTAAGAACAATAAGGCAACTGACCCAATGACGCAAGCACCATCAACAGTAGCTCTTAAACAACTAGAGGAACTTAATCTACAAGTAGAACAAGATGAAACAAACGAAACTAACTAA
- a CDS encoding PspC domain-containing protein — translation MKEFLAGFQVDTEDKALAGVCAGLGNYFNIQTNIVRLVTLFLFLSSTEIGILTVTAYAYLAGWLGNEPLGDRAKKARNQAILLFVVCLLLVSLGAEGLTAIFESGKAFGQWLAGLV, via the coding sequence ATGAAAGAATTTTTAGCAGGTTTTCAAGTCGATACTGAAGACAAAGCACTTGCAGGTGTTTGTGCAGGTTTAGGAAATTATTTTAACATCCAAACCAACATCGTTCGTTTGGTGACGCTCTTCTTGTTTCTCTCTTCGACGGAGATTGGTATTTTAACAGTTACAGCCTATGCTTATCTAGCAGGTTGGCTTGGCAATGAGCCCTTGGGAGATAGAGCGAAAAAAGCAAGAAATCAAGCTATTCTCTTATTTGTTGTTTGTTTGCTTTTGGTGTCGCTTGGAGCAGAAGGTTTGACAGCTATTTTTGAATCAGGTAAAGCCTTTGGTCAATGGTTGGCTGGATTAGTTTAG
- a CDS encoding DUF1189 family protein, translated as MLPYPFSYFNSIWGFRKPLSQRFGLNWFQLIFTSIFLISLSMIPIAIQNSSQETYPLETFIDDVYTPLTDSVVQDLAANAKIVDGKLSYAGSSPHQASIQIGDPSSSNFPEELLLNFEPEKLIISKQGKELTSIRYHAITTESFQSKESLTQAISKDWYQQNRAYISLFLVLGSSFLFGLNFFIVALGASLLLYFTKKSRLFSFKSYKECYHFILNCLGLPTLLAMILGLLGQNMATLITVQNILFVLYLVTIFYKTHFRDPDYHK; from the coding sequence ATGTTGCCATATCCATTTTCTTATTTTAATAGTATCTGGGGATTCCGTAAGCCCCTATCTCAACGTTTTGGTCTCAACTGGTTCCAACTGATTTTTACCAGTATCTTCTTGATTAGCTTGTCGATGATCCCTATTGCTATCCAAAACAGTTCTCAGGAAACTTATCCTTTAGAAACTTTCATCGATGATGTCTACACTCCTTTGACGGATAGTGTGGTTCAGGATTTGGCTGCCAATGCAAAGATTGTAGATGGTAAGTTGAGCTATGCAGGTTCATCTCCTCATCAAGCTTCTATCCAAATCGGAGACCCTTCTAGTTCAAACTTCCCTGAGGAATTACTTCTGAACTTTGAACCTGAGAAACTCATCATCAGTAAGCAAGGAAAAGAATTGACCAGCATTCGCTATCACGCGATAACGACTGAGAGCTTCCAAAGCAAGGAAAGCTTAACACAAGCCATTTCTAAAGACTGGTATCAACAGAATCGCGCCTATATTAGTCTCTTTCTTGTGCTAGGTTCTAGCTTCCTCTTTGGACTTAATTTTTTTATTGTTGCTTTAGGTGCTAGCCTCTTGCTCTACTTCACGAAAAAATCGCGTCTCTTTTCATTTAAAAGCTACAAAGAGTGCTATCATTTCATTTTGAACTGTTTAGGATTACCAACCTTACTTGCTATGATTCTAGGTCTCCTAGGCCAAAATATGGCCACTTTAATTACTGTTCAAAATATTTTATTTGTTCTATACCTGGTCACTATCTTTTACAAAACGCATTTCCGTGATCCAGACTACCATAAGTAG
- a CDS encoding LacI family DNA-binding transcriptional regulator, with product MPVTIKDVAKAAGVSPSTVTRVIQNKSTISDETKKRVRKAMKELNYHPNLNARSLVSSYTQVIGLVLPDDSDAFYQNPFFPSVLRGIAQVASENHYAIQIATGKDAKERLKAISQMVYGKRVDGLIFLYAQEEDPLVKLVVDEQFPFLILGKSLSPFIPLVDNDNVQAGFDATEYFIKKGCKRIAFIGGTKRLFVTLDRLTGYELALKQHQLPLDTNLTYFATEFLEDNGYRFSRLLFKHNPNIDAIITIDSLLAAGVCDYIAKHQLDVPVLSFDSVNPKLNLAAYVDINSLELGRVSFETILQIINDAKNNKQICYRQLIAHKIVEK from the coding sequence ATGCCTGTTACGATTAAAGACGTGGCCAAGGCTGCTGGTGTTTCACCTTCAACCGTAACCCGTGTTATTCAAAATAAATCAACCATTAGCGATGAAACAAAAAAACGCGTTCGCAAGGCTATGAAGGAGCTCAATTACCACCCCAACCTCAACGCTCGTAGCTTGGTAAGCAGTTATACCCAAGTTATTGGCTTGGTGCTTCCTGACGACTCAGATGCCTTCTATCAAAATCCTTTCTTCCCATCTGTCCTCCGTGGTATCGCCCAAGTCGCCTCTGAAAACCACTACGCCATTCAGATTGCGACAGGTAAAGATGCCAAAGAGCGTCTTAAAGCTATTTCTCAGATGGTCTATGGTAAGCGTGTAGACGGTTTGATTTTCCTCTATGCCCAAGAAGAGGACCCTTTGGTTAAGTTAGTAGTAGACGAGCAATTTCCTTTCCTTATCTTAGGTAAATCTCTATCTCCCTTCATTCCACTTGTCGATAATGACAATGTCCAAGCTGGTTTTGATGCGACAGAGTATTTCATCAAAAAAGGATGCAAGCGAATTGCCTTTATCGGAGGTACTAAGCGACTCTTCGTAACACTAGACCGTCTGACAGGTTACGAGCTAGCTCTAAAACAACACCAACTTCCTCTCGATACTAATCTGACTTACTTTGCTACTGAATTTCTTGAAGATAATGGTTATCGCTTTAGTAGACTTCTCTTCAAACACAATCCAAATATTGACGCTATTATTACCATTGATAGTCTCCTTGCTGCAGGGGTCTGTGATTACATCGCAAAACACCAACTGGATGTCCCTGTCCTCAGCTTCGACTCAGTCAATCCCAAGCTCAACTTGGCGGCCTATGTCGATATCAATAGTTTGGAGCTTGGTCGTGTTTCCTTTGAAACTATTCTCCAGATCATCAATGATGCTAAAAACAACAAACAAATTTGTTACCGCCAGTTGATTGCCCACAAAATCGTTGAAAAATAA
- a CDS encoding YitT family protein, whose product MKQTKLTKKWYHYLRRFAYRVRILRVLQSISREKYDEKISASLVYGFLSAVAVNFFFQPGHVYSSGATGLAQIISALSNHWFGFHFPISVAFYAINIPLMILAWYQIGHKFTIFTFITVSMSSLFIQFVPVVVLTEDPIINALFGGVVMGLGIGFALRHNISSGGTDIVSLTIRKKTGRNVGSISFLVNGTIMLIAGVTFGWKYALYSMITIFVSSRVTDAVFTKQKRMQAMIVTSNPDAVIEKIHNKLHRGATMIHDAEGTYNHQRKAVLITVITRAEFNDFKLIMKQVDPTAFVSVSENVHILGRFVEVEN is encoded by the coding sequence ATGAAACAAACGAAACTAACTAAAAAGTGGTACCATTATCTTCGCCGCTTTGCTTATCGAGTAAGGATTTTGCGTGTTTTACAGAGTATCTCCCGAGAAAAATACGATGAAAAAATCTCAGCTTCTCTGGTATATGGTTTTCTATCAGCAGTAGCCGTCAATTTCTTTTTCCAACCAGGGCACGTTTATTCAAGTGGTGCGACAGGTTTAGCTCAGATTATATCTGCCCTTAGTAACCACTGGTTTGGTTTTCATTTCCCGATTTCAGTAGCCTTTTATGCCATCAATATTCCTCTCATGATTTTGGCCTGGTATCAAATTGGGCATAAGTTCACGATTTTTACCTTTATCACGGTATCCATGAGCTCGCTCTTTATCCAGTTTGTGCCTGTGGTGGTCTTAACAGAGGATCCCATCATCAATGCCCTTTTTGGGGGTGTTGTCATGGGATTGGGGATCGGCTTTGCTTTACGTCATAACATCTCCAGTGGAGGAACAGACATTGTCAGCTTAACCATTCGTAAGAAGACTGGTCGTAACGTCGGAAGTATCTCTTTCTTGGTTAATGGTACAATCATGTTGATTGCAGGAGTGACCTTTGGTTGGAAATATGCCCTTTATTCCATGATTACCATCTTTGTCTCAAGTCGTGTGACAGATGCAGTTTTCACCAAGCAAAAACGCATGCAGGCCATGATTGTTACTAGCAATCCAGATGCCGTCATTGAGAAAATCCATAATAAATTGCACCGTGGAGCAACCATGATCCATGATGCTGAAGGAACTTATAATCACCAGCGTAAGGCTGTTTTGATTACGGTTATCACTCGTGCAGAGTTCAATGATTTTAAATTAATCATGAAGCAAGTTGATCCAACAGCATTTGTTTCTGTTTCAGAAAATGTTCATATCCTAGGCCGATTTGTCGAAGTCGAAAACTAA